TTCCTTGTTAGCTGAAAAATAGCAAATAGATAAAATGATAAATTTTATTGTAAAGGAAGTTAGATCAGTAAATCTTTATTTTAGATTTGTTTTGGTCGTTTCGCATAACGAACTAGGCTAACCGACGTAGGCTGACCCTGAGTCCCAACGGGACGTTAGGGACTGGCACGTAGCTTGCGCATGCAAGCGAGTGACAGAAAGCCTATGTGTCGCAGACCAAGCGAGGGCGTAGTCCCGAAGCGCAGCGGTTAGTCGCTGTTATCTGCAGTTGGGTTAGTTAATTAGGCAGATAGTTTAAGAGTTTTTATAGAGTCTAATTTACTCTTTAATTTTTCTTTTTTCTCTCTAATATCAAGATCAGTTTGTAAATTTATCCAAAATTTTTCAGACATACCAAAAAACTTAGATAATCTTAATGACATATCTACTGTTATTTTTCTCTTCCCATGTAAAATATCTAAAATTGTTGAAGTAGATACGTGAAGTTCCTTCGATAATTTATAAGGAGTGATTTGCATAGGTTCAAGAAATTCTTCTTTCAAAATTTCAGCGACAGTTGGAGTCGGGATTCTGTTATTTTTCATAATTATTATACTCCTTTAATGATAATCAATAATAGATACTTGATTACAGTTTCCTTGATCAAATTTAAAAATGATACGCCACTGATCATTGATTCTAATAGAATAAAAACCATTCAAATCGCCTTTTAAGCTTTCTAATCTGTTAGAAGGAGGAGATTTCAAATCATCCTCTTTCTCTGCGTTATCTATTAAAATTAGTTTAGTAAGAGCTTTCTTTTGAATTTCCGGTGGAATCCTTTTTGAAAAGTTTTGGTTAAATATCTTTTCTGTTTCTTTGTCTCCGAAAGAAAGAATCACACCTTACTATATCTCTACTGCAGATATAGTAGTCAAGTTTTTTATTTCAAAGCTTTCCTAAAGATTTAACCCAATTGCAGATAACGAACTAGGGGAGACGACGTTCCTCGTAGCTGAGCCTACGTAGTAGGCGTTAGCGTCGGCGCGCTTCTTGCGATCGCAAGAAAGCGTGACGGAGAGGAATGTGGCGTAGCCCAAGCGAGGCCGTAAGTGCCGAAGCGCAGCGTTTCCCCGCTGTTATGCGAAGTAAGTTTTTTATAGAAGTTGGTTTAATTTATTTCCTCTGACTACTTTCTGCATTTCTCCTTTAATTCGTAATATCAATATTTGAATTTCATTTTTATTTAAGCGGTTATCTTCAATTATTTTTTCAATTTGAGGAAAATTTAGATTAGGAAGGTCATAATGTGTTCTATTGATACGCATATTAAGTAGCCTTTCTTTTCCTACCTGATAATTTTCAAAGTGATTAATTAGTTCAAGGAATTCCGAATAATGATCTTCATCGATTAGGAGTGCACTATTTATTATTGAATCTTTCGCTTTTTTTAAGGATCTTACGAATGATTGTAAGGTATGATTCGTTACATTTTCCCAAAGTTGATCCATATTTATTTTTAAATCAGTTAGGGAGACCCATAATTCATTGTATATTTTAAACTGAGTTTCGTGAAATAGAGCATTGGAAATTGATTGAGTTTGATAGTTAAATTGTAGATTTGCTTTCAATCTTTCAATTTCTTGATTATTTTTAAATTTCTCTTTTTCAATAATTTTATCTGACAATAACTTTGCGTACCAACTCCCGAAAGCGATAACTAAAAAAGCAAGGCCTCCTAGTGCCGCGATTGATGTTGTAATGATTTTAATAATGTCTTCGATGTTCATAGTTTCCTGTAATTATTTTAAACTTATTTCGCATAACGAACTAGGGGAGACGACGATCCTCGTAGCTGAGCCTGCTGCGCAGGCGTTAGCGTCGGCGCGTCTTCTTGCGCAGCAAGAAGCGTGACGGAGAGGAATGTGTCGTAGACCGAACGAGGCCGTCAGTGCCGAAGTGAAGCGTTTCCCTGCTGTTATGCGAAGTTTTCGGGCTTGTTAGATGAATTACGCCACGGACGGCGTTCTTTTTCTTCCTGTCTTTGGTGTTTTGACTTTATATTCTTTTACAAGAATATCAGTTGGAATTCCTAGATTTTGATTAATCTTTCTTATCATTTCCAAAGTAAGCTTTCTTTTCCGATTTAAGATTTCAGTGGCACGACTTCGCCCGCCAATTAAATTTCCTAAATCAATACTTTTCATATTCATGTCATCCATAACGGATTTTAAAGCTTCAATAGGATCCGGATCATCAATAGGGTAGTGTTTAGCTTCGTAGGCATCAACTAAGGTAATTAAAACATCTAATTTATCGTATTCGGGAGTATTTTTCTTCGCATCCCAAAGTTTCTCAATCTCAGCAAGAGCTTCTAAGTGATCTTTTTGATTTTTGATAGGTTTAATGTTCATTTAAATCACCTCAGCATTGATTTTATCATATTGTTCATGTGTACCAATAAATCTAATGAAAACAGTCTGTAAATTGTAATGAATCTTAACAATTAATCTGTATTTATTCCCATGTATATTGAAAACGATTCTATTATCTTTAAGGAAACTAGCATTTCTGTATTTTTCTTTGATATCAGAAGGAGATTTCCAGTTAGCTTTGGAAGTGTCTTTAAACCAAACTTCAATAGGGATTTTAGAGTCAGAGTATTTAGGAATAGAGTAAAAATCTTTTAAAATTTTTCTCGAAATAACCCTCACAAATCAACATAAGCATGTTCCCGAATTGGTAACAACTATTTTTTTTTCCTTTTTTAGCGAGCACGGACGCTCGCATATGAATAAAATAAAGACTCCCGAAAATTTCGTATAACGAACTAGCCTTCCCGAAGTTGTCCGACCCTGAGTCCCGGTAACGGGACGTTAGGGACTGGCACGGAGCTTGCGTATGCAAGCGAGTGACAGGAGGACAATTTGCCGTAGGCCGAGCGAGGCCTTGTGCCGAAGCGTAGCGGGAAGGTGCTGTTATGCGAAGTGCCAAATGATTAAGATTTATTTTTTGTAACAAAAAATACGAGAACAATCGATTAAACAACTATTTCTAACTTGATTATTTAGGTTTGGATCTTTTGTTTTCGCAAGAAATTGAAAAAGGAACGACATGTCTTGGATATTGTTACAACTTTCATAACATTGCTTTTTCTCTTCACAATCAATAATAAAATTTATTCGATCATTTTTATAATCCAGTGAGAAAGGATTTTCTCTTTAGAATAAATTGTTTGACCAATAGAAAGGAAAATGAATACCAATAAAATCTCTTTAAATGAATGCATATTAATTTTAATTTATTAAATTGTTTGGTCATTGAATTTAATTTAACTAGAAGTATATATTATAATCAATTTTGATTAATTTTGTAATTGCTAAAGATTTACAATTTTTGGTTTTCCGATCATAAACCAAGCATTCATAATTTTAAAGTTTTTTAGTTCATAAATAGCAAGAACATCAACGAAACCTTTTCCTTCAGGAAAATTTCGTGTTACGATTTCAATATCTACAACTTTGTTGTCGATTACATATCTTGAGATCAATTTTGCAAACAGATCTTTTTCTTTGAATCTTTCAATATGTCTATTTCTAATCTCTTCAATTCCATCGGCGATTAAGTTATCGGGTTGTAAGTATACTTTTGCATTTTCATCCCAATAAGAAATAAATCTATCTATGTTTTTTTCATTATAAGCAATTAGTTGATTTGCTATGATTGTAATTTTGTCTTCTTCTTTCATATTCTTTGGCATTTCGTATAACGAACTAGACTAACCGACGTAGGCTGGCCCTGAGTCCCGGAACGGGACGT
This Leptospira terpstrae serovar Hualin str. LT 11-33 = ATCC 700639 DNA region includes the following protein-coding sequences:
- a CDS encoding nuclear transport factor 2 family protein, producing the protein MKEEDKITIIANQLIAYNEKNIDRFISYWDENAKVYLQPDNLIADGIEEIRNRHIERFKEKDLFAKLISRYVIDNKVVDIEIVTRNFPEGKGFVDVLAIYELKNFKIMNAWFMIGKPKIVNL
- a CDS encoding HigA family addiction module antitoxin, with the protein product MKNNRIPTPTVAEILKEEFLEPMQITPYKLSKELHVSTSTILDILHGKRKITVDMSLRLSKFFGMSEKFWINLQTDLDIREKKEKLKSKLDSIKTLKLSA
- a CDS encoding type II toxin-antitoxin system RelE/ParE family toxin; the encoded protein is MILSFGDKETEKIFNQNFSKRIPPEIQKKALTKLILIDNAEKEDDLKSPPSNRLESLKGDLNGFYSIRINDQWRIIFKFDQGNCNQVSIIDYH
- a CDS encoding helix-turn-helix domain-containing protein, producing the protein MNIKPIKNQKDHLEALAEIEKLWDAKKNTPEYDKLDVLITLVDAYEAKHYPIDDPDPIEALKSVMDDMNMKSIDLGNLIGGRSRATEILNRKRKLTLEMIRKINQNLGIPTDILVKEYKVKTPKTGRKRTPSVA
- a CDS encoding type II toxin-antitoxin system HigB family toxin, producing the protein MRVISRKILKDFYSIPKYSDSKIPIEVWFKDTSKANWKSPSDIKEKYRNASFLKDNRIVFNIHGNKYRLIVKIHYNLQTVFIRFIGTHEQYDKINAEVI